A part of Melittangium boletus DSM 14713 genomic DNA contains:
- a CDS encoding response regulator — MAPRILVVDDNPELLSLLVQILEDAGYEASGSGRGSHAIESARNHPPALAVIDLLLPDMMGHQLADTLRKTQPELPLIFITGVFKGGKHAVDARQKYAVAGYFEKPFDATLLLDAVRKLLPGDQDAAAAVPRTGSFDDVELDIDVDEEGFEDPLELTGYIKVTGDNLTTEIRGANLTAAPMPKPPTAPPVPPPPPSPVAAPRVAAPPVPGVARPAGNRRGALQDNLPALITAFYLAKETGELGVQRGQVKKVVYFERGTPVFALSNLMADRFGPFLVRVGKISPAQLEEVAAAAAASGRRTGDVLVERGLLKDSERMYYVGQQVKAIIYSLFAWEDGSYVMSFKEKATTESIKLDVHPGNLIIRGIKKLYKPERLRTMVRPEERLFPAGAPAYPLNEVQLEKWEAELLPKVDGNRTVGELLAMAQRPEHIVQGFLVSLLALGILERRD, encoded by the coding sequence ATGGCCCCCCGAATCCTCGTCGTCGATGACAACCCGGAACTCCTCTCGCTGCTCGTGCAAATCCTCGAAGACGCGGGGTATGAGGCGTCGGGTTCGGGCCGGGGTTCGCACGCGATCGAATCCGCGCGAAACCACCCGCCCGCGCTCGCGGTGATCGATCTGCTGCTGCCCGACATGATGGGTCACCAGCTGGCGGACACGCTGCGCAAGACCCAGCCCGAGCTCCCCCTCATCTTCATCACCGGAGTCTTCAAGGGCGGCAAGCACGCCGTGGACGCCCGGCAGAAGTACGCGGTCGCGGGCTATTTCGAGAAGCCCTTCGACGCCACGCTGCTGCTGGACGCGGTGCGCAAGCTCCTGCCCGGCGATCAGGACGCCGCGGCGGCCGTGCCCCGCACGGGCTCCTTCGACGACGTGGAGCTCGACATCGACGTCGACGAGGAGGGCTTCGAGGATCCGCTGGAGCTCACGGGCTACATCAAGGTGACGGGCGACAACCTCACCACGGAGATCCGCGGGGCCAACCTCACGGCCGCGCCGATGCCCAAGCCGCCCACGGCTCCGCCCGTGCCGCCGCCTCCTCCCTCGCCTGTCGCCGCGCCGCGAGTCGCCGCGCCACCGGTTCCGGGCGTGGCCAGGCCCGCGGGCAACCGCCGGGGCGCGCTCCAGGACAACCTGCCCGCCCTCATCACCGCCTTCTACCTGGCGAAGGAGACGGGCGAACTGGGCGTGCAGCGCGGTCAGGTGAAGAAGGTCGTCTACTTCGAGCGCGGCACCCCCGTCTTCGCCCTGTCCAACCTGATGGCGGACCGCTTCGGACCGTTCCTGGTGCGCGTGGGGAAGATTTCCCCGGCGCAGCTCGAGGAGGTCGCGGCCGCGGCGGCGGCGAGCGGGCGGCGCACGGGGGATGTGCTGGTGGAGCGCGGCCTGCTCAAGGACTCCGAGCGCATGTACTACGTGGGCCAGCAGGTGAAGGCCATCATCTACTCGCTCTTCGCGTGGGAGGACGGCAGCTACGTGATGAGCTTCAAGGAGAAGGCCACCACCGAGTCCATCAAGCTGGACGTGCACCCGGGCAACCTCATCATCCGGGGCATCAAGAAGCTCTACAAGCCGGAGCGTCTGCGCACCATGGTGCGGCCCGAGGAGCGGCTGTTCCCCGCCGGGGCCCCGGCCTATCCGCTCAACGAGGTGCAGCTGGAGAAGTGGGAGGCGGAGCTGCTGCCCAAGGTGGATGGCAATCGCACGGTGGGGGAGCTGCTCGCCATGGCCCAGCGCCCGGAGCACATCGTCCAGGGCTTCCTCGTGTCGCTCCTGGCCCTGGGCATCCTGGAGCGGCGCGACTAA
- the tssF gene encoding type VI secretion system baseplate subunit TssF → MNSQKDELLRAYQRELTWLRGAGAEFAATYPQQAERLRLGAQETGDPHVERLIESFAFLTARVQHTFDRDLPELTTSLLGQLAPHLLQPRPSLSIACFEPDPGTSIPPEGHLIARDTQLLADLRTGQTCRFRTRAPVRLWPLRVTEAELSSPLAWPWLRGEREVASVLRLKLETQGTSWPALAIERLRFFLDAPAEVAFRLHELLLSGVRGLAFVPDGAPSASAPRIWPAAHLRAVGFEPEEALLDAPMQTHPGYRLLQEYFAFPEKFLFHELVLDRASLQASRDTLEVLVLLDVPPDEELALTPDVFRLGCAPIINLFSQLAEPLRLDQRRTEYPVIPDARRPDEVRLHSLVSVTASTPGQERTRVVEPLFSWRHAPEDAEPRAFWYTRTQPTGLGAERESQTLLSFVDLDLDPRLPAEQTLLAHTLCTNGPLPTQLAPGAALRLEEHAPVGAIRSLRRPTPPRPAPEEGPSLWRLVSLLSLNHLSLGGGERALESLRELLRLHDGSEASVGEQRIRGMTRLESRPVTRPLTGGDWRGFCRGQELTLTFDTSLYEGGSTLLLGAVLNHFFGLYASVDSFTQLVVRREQKEGIWKQWPPMTGAQPLL, encoded by the coding sequence ATGAATTCCCAGAAGGATGAGCTGCTCAGGGCCTACCAGCGCGAGCTCACCTGGCTGCGCGGCGCGGGCGCCGAGTTCGCGGCCACCTATCCGCAGCAGGCCGAGCGTCTGAGGCTGGGGGCCCAGGAGACGGGAGACCCGCATGTGGAGCGGCTCATCGAGTCCTTCGCCTTCCTCACGGCGCGCGTGCAGCACACCTTCGACCGGGACCTGCCGGAGCTGACCACCAGCCTGCTGGGCCAGCTCGCCCCCCACCTCCTCCAGCCCCGGCCCTCGCTCTCCATCGCCTGCTTCGAGCCGGACCCGGGCACGAGCATTCCCCCCGAGGGCCACCTCATCGCGCGCGACACGCAGCTGCTCGCCGACCTGCGCACGGGCCAGACCTGCCGTTTTCGCACCCGCGCGCCGGTGCGGCTCTGGCCCCTGCGGGTGACCGAGGCGGAGCTGAGCTCGCCCCTCGCCTGGCCCTGGCTGCGCGGCGAGCGCGAGGTGGCCTCGGTGCTGCGGCTCAAGCTGGAGACCCAGGGCACGTCCTGGCCCGCGCTGGCGATCGAGCGGCTGCGCTTCTTCCTCGATGCGCCCGCCGAGGTGGCCTTCCGGCTGCACGAGCTCTTGCTGAGCGGCGTGCGCGGGCTCGCTTTCGTGCCCGACGGCGCCCCGTCCGCGTCCGCGCCCCGCATCTGGCCCGCCGCGCACCTGCGGGCCGTGGGCTTCGAGCCCGAGGAGGCGCTGCTCGACGCGCCCATGCAAACGCACCCCGGCTACCGCCTGCTGCAGGAGTACTTCGCCTTCCCCGAGAAGTTCCTCTTCCACGAGCTGGTGCTCGACCGCGCGAGCCTCCAGGCCTCGCGCGACACGCTCGAGGTGCTCGTGCTGCTGGACGTGCCCCCCGACGAGGAGCTGGCGCTCACGCCCGACGTCTTCCGGTTGGGCTGCGCGCCCATCATCAACCTGTTCTCCCAGCTCGCCGAGCCCCTGCGGTTGGATCAGCGGCGGACCGAGTACCCGGTGATTCCCGACGCCCGTCGGCCGGACGAGGTGCGGCTGCACTCGCTCGTGTCCGTCACCGCCTCCACGCCCGGCCAGGAGCGCACGCGGGTGGTCGAGCCGCTCTTCTCCTGGCGCCACGCGCCGGAGGACGCCGAGCCCCGGGCGTTCTGGTACACGCGCACCCAGCCCACCGGACTCGGGGCGGAGCGGGAATCCCAGACGCTGCTGTCCTTCGTGGACCTGGATCTCGACCCGCGGCTGCCCGCGGAGCAGACGCTCCTCGCGCACACGCTGTGCACCAACGGGCCCCTGCCCACGCAGCTCGCGCCCGGCGCCGCGCTGCGCCTGGAGGAGCACGCGCCGGTGGGCGCCATCCGCAGCCTGCGCCGTCCCACGCCGCCGCGCCCCGCCCCCGAGGAAGGGCCGTCGCTCTGGCGCCTCGTCTCCCTGCTCTCGCTCAACCACCTGTCGCTCGGCGGCGGGGAGCGAGCCCTGGAGTCGCTGCGGGAGCTGCTGCGGCTGCACGACGGCTCCGAGGCGAGCGTGGGCGAGCAGCGCATCCGGGGGATGACGCGGCTGGAGAGCCGGCCGGTGACGCGACCTCTCACGGGCGGCGACTGGCGGGGCTTCTGCCGGGGCCAGGAGCTCACCCTCACCTTCGACACGTCCCTGTACGAGGGGGGCAGCACGCTGCTGCTCGGCGCGGTGCTCAACCACTTCTTCGGGCTGTACGCCTCGGTGGATTCATTCACGCAGCTCGTGGTCAGGCGCGAGCAGAAGGAGGGCATATGGAAGCAATGGCCCCCGATGACCGGCGCCCAGCCCCTGCTCTAG
- a CDS encoding chitosanase — MSERRGEARQSGCRQLAWVSLAAALSGCAGGVEGMEESMGALQQAATCSYSVTTNTYDGPDYWGTLVFKNTGTSAMTSPTVAFTVPSGVTCDHDEAGWKHTQSGTTCTYSRTTGLTVNAGASYTFYYSTTSSASFTAGNVQISDPSCGGGTTEPPPSSDMTANQRKVAEAITSIWENDTPTLAYAYAENIWDGRGYTNGRAGFCTGTGDAIMVVECYKNLRSASNGNLLAKYMPGLTTINNRFLSTGQNQASTAELDALGNWKSDWAASYNNTTTRADFKSCQDQVVERLYFSPSINEAKKWGLTSALSKAAFYDAYINHGSLSTFIKAANTALGNSAQTAPAVGRNGITESAFLQKFLEKRRDVLYNDSTWREAVDRVALYEKLRRQGNWDLNTAVRNDVRARDCWGTTYPASGYTVRQINPDGTWSTPSSYTYSCN, encoded by the coding sequence ATGAGCGAGCGTCGAGGCGAAGCGCGGCAAAGCGGCTGTCGGCAACTGGCGTGGGTGAGCCTGGCCGCCGCGCTCTCCGGTTGTGCGGGGGGAGTCGAGGGCATGGAGGAGTCCATGGGCGCGCTCCAGCAAGCGGCGACCTGCTCGTACTCCGTCACGACGAACACCTACGACGGTCCGGACTACTGGGGAACCCTCGTCTTCAAGAACACGGGCACGAGCGCCATGACGAGCCCCACGGTGGCCTTCACGGTCCCCAGCGGCGTGACGTGTGATCACGACGAGGCGGGCTGGAAGCACACGCAGAGCGGCACGACGTGTACGTACTCGCGCACGACCGGGCTGACGGTGAACGCGGGCGCCTCCTACACCTTCTATTACTCGACCACCTCCTCCGCGTCGTTCACCGCGGGCAACGTGCAGATCAGCGATCCGAGCTGCGGCGGTGGCACCACCGAGCCCCCGCCCTCGTCGGACATGACGGCCAACCAGCGCAAGGTGGCCGAGGCGATCACCAGCATCTGGGAGAACGACACGCCCACGCTCGCGTACGCGTACGCGGAGAACATCTGGGATGGCCGCGGGTACACGAACGGCCGCGCGGGCTTCTGCACCGGCACGGGCGACGCGATCATGGTCGTCGAGTGCTACAAGAACCTGCGCAGCGCGAGCAACGGCAACCTGCTGGCCAAGTACATGCCGGGCCTCACCACCATCAACAACCGCTTCCTGTCGACGGGGCAGAACCAGGCCTCCACGGCCGAACTCGACGCCCTCGGCAACTGGAAGAGCGACTGGGCCGCGAGCTACAACAACACCACCACCCGGGCGGACTTCAAGAGCTGCCAGGATCAGGTGGTCGAGCGGCTGTACTTCTCGCCCTCCATCAACGAAGCCAAGAAGTGGGGCCTCACCTCGGCGCTGTCCAAGGCGGCGTTCTACGACGCGTACATCAACCACGGCAGCCTGAGCACCTTCATCAAGGCGGCCAACACCGCCCTGGGCAACTCGGCCCAGACGGCGCCCGCGGTCGGCCGCAACGGCATCACCGAGAGCGCCTTCCTCCAGAAGTTCCTCGAGAAGCGCCGCGACGTGCTCTACAACGACTCGACGTGGCGCGAGGCCGTGGACCGCGTCGCCCTCTACGAGAAGCTGCGCCGCCAGGGCAACTGGGACCTGAACACCGCCGTGCGCAACGACGTGCGCGCCCGCGACTGCTGGGGCACCACCTACCCGGCGAGTGGCTACACGGTGCGGCAGATCAACCCGGACGGCACCTGGAGCACGCCGAGCTCCTACACGTATTCCTGTAACTGA
- a CDS encoding type VI secretion system Vgr family protein: MRKGFTQDTRSLSLTTPLGKDVLMLQGFQGEEALSRPFQFSLTMHSARSDVDFSRLVGEGVALSLELEGGGERYVHGVVTRIVQAGTFADFTEYVAELRPWLWLLTLAHDSRIFQDKTVPQILRQLFTEQGFTDFRLDLRGRYAPREYCVQHQESTFDFVSRLMEDEGIFYFFEHSRERHTLVLADDPAAHPACPGPGKVKVPGRDPSASTNDALTACTLEQRVISGGHALGDYDFEAPSTRLRAEVKGKRAGPRRYEYPGRFTRQAEGERRGRLRLEAEEVQARVLRGQGRVRWLVPGHRLGVEEHTRADANGPYVVRWVSHSASLEHYANSFEAFPLATPFRPPRQTPRPVATGVQSARVVGESGGEISTDRHGRVKVRFHWDREDQRSCWIRVAQGWAGKGWGQLFLPHVGQEVLITFLDGDPDRPIITGSVYNAEQQVPYPLPAHQTRSTLRGMTPAKGDPNELRLEDKKGAEELYLHAHRDMKVSVEHDSVREVRHNDTLEVQEGDRTVRVARGNEVHEVQGNYTLKVQGNLTLDVQGDLTLKSGRSQLHQARMSLTGKAGMGILHQAGTSLTSIAGMNLTQRAGLVLESSAGLRLYQKSALLLQTDAQLMIGNIQLLQMMKAMPLLLKGAFITMPL; encoded by the coding sequence ATGAGAAAGGGTTTCACCCAGGACACACGCTCGCTGTCGCTCACCACGCCGCTGGGCAAGGACGTCCTGATGCTCCAAGGCTTCCAGGGCGAGGAGGCCCTGTCGCGGCCCTTCCAGTTCTCCCTGACGATGCACTCGGCGCGCTCGGACGTGGACTTCTCGCGGCTGGTGGGCGAGGGCGTCGCGCTCTCGCTGGAGCTCGAGGGCGGCGGCGAGCGATACGTGCACGGCGTGGTGACGCGCATCGTGCAGGCCGGCACCTTCGCGGACTTCACCGAGTACGTGGCCGAGCTGCGCCCCTGGTTGTGGCTGCTCACCCTCGCCCACGACAGCCGCATCTTCCAGGACAAGACGGTGCCACAGATCCTCCGCCAGCTCTTCACCGAGCAGGGCTTCACCGACTTCCGGCTCGACCTGCGGGGCCGCTACGCCCCGCGCGAGTACTGCGTGCAGCACCAGGAGTCCACCTTCGACTTCGTGTCGCGGCTGATGGAGGACGAGGGCATCTTCTATTTCTTCGAGCACTCGCGCGAGCGGCACACGCTGGTGCTCGCGGACGACCCGGCCGCCCACCCCGCCTGTCCGGGCCCGGGCAAGGTGAAGGTGCCGGGGCGTGACCCCTCGGCGAGCACGAACGACGCGCTCACCGCCTGCACGCTGGAGCAGCGGGTGATCTCCGGCGGCCACGCGCTGGGGGACTACGACTTCGAGGCGCCCTCCACCCGGCTGCGCGCGGAGGTGAAGGGCAAGCGCGCGGGCCCGCGGCGCTACGAATACCCCGGGCGCTTCACCCGCCAGGCCGAGGGTGAGCGGCGCGGCCGGCTGCGGCTGGAGGCCGAGGAGGTCCAGGCCCGCGTCCTGCGCGGACAGGGGCGCGTGCGCTGGCTCGTTCCCGGTCACCGGCTGGGCGTGGAGGAGCACACGCGCGCGGACGCCAACGGGCCGTACGTGGTGCGCTGGGTGTCGCACTCGGCCTCGCTCGAGCACTATGCCAACAGCTTCGAGGCCTTCCCCCTGGCCACGCCCTTCCGTCCCCCCCGCCAGACACCGCGCCCCGTGGCCACGGGCGTGCAGAGCGCGCGCGTGGTGGGCGAGTCGGGCGGGGAGATCTCCACGGATCGCCACGGGCGGGTGAAGGTGCGCTTTCACTGGGACCGCGAGGACCAGCGCTCGTGTTGGATCCGCGTCGCCCAGGGCTGGGCCGGCAAGGGCTGGGGCCAGCTCTTCCTGCCGCACGTGGGCCAGGAGGTGCTCATCACCTTCCTGGATGGGGACCCGGACCGGCCCATCATCACGGGCTCCGTCTACAACGCCGAGCAGCAGGTGCCCTATCCGCTGCCCGCCCATCAGACCCGGAGCACCCTGCGCGGCATGACGCCCGCCAAGGGAGACCCCAACGAGCTGCGGCTGGAGGACAAGAAGGGCGCGGAGGAGTTGTACCTGCATGCCCACCGGGACATGAAGGTCAGCGTGGAGCACGACAGCGTGCGCGAGGTGCGTCACAACGACACCCTGGAGGTCCAGGAGGGCGACCGCACGGTGCGCGTCGCCCGGGGCAACGAGGTGCACGAGGTCCAGGGCAACTACACCCTCAAGGTCCAGGGCAACCTCACCCTCGACGTCCAGGGCGACCTCACCCTCAAGTCGGGCAGGAGCCAGTTGCACCAGGCGCGCATGTCCCTCACGGGCAAGGCCGGCATGGGCATCCTGCACCAGGCGGGGACCTCCCTGACGAGCATCGCGGGCATGAACCTCACCCAGCGGGCGGGACTCGTGCTGGAGAGTTCCGCGGGGTTGAGGCTGTACCAGAAGTCCGCCCTGCTCTTGCAGACCGATGCCCAGTTGATGATCGGCAACATCCAGCTCTTGCAGATGATGAAGGCCATGCCCCTGCTGCTCAAGGGCGCCTTCATCACCATGCCGCTGTGA
- a CDS encoding toxin-antitoxin system YwqK family antitoxin, protein MPTEYTTEDEQGRVRERCFLDDEGRLDGVATTYGEHGEVLQESTWRAGQLHGPTSLYDSTSRLIQRVRFQDGQLDGPAEFHDARERSSLEVAFHQGQPHGELIAREEGQVLVKQNLSRGQPDGPIELHEPGKPTRRRLFDKGRPVREPEPLQALPRVERSPMEPSHDWLQNWLDPKGS, encoded by the coding sequence ATGCCCACGGAGTACACCACCGAGGACGAACAAGGCCGGGTGCGCGAGCGCTGCTTCCTGGACGACGAGGGACGGCTGGACGGCGTGGCCACCACTTACGGCGAGCACGGCGAGGTGCTCCAGGAGTCGACCTGGCGCGCGGGCCAGCTGCACGGCCCCACGAGCCTCTACGATTCCACGAGCCGCCTGATTCAGCGGGTGCGCTTCCAGGACGGCCAGCTCGACGGCCCCGCGGAGTTCCACGACGCGCGGGAGCGGAGCAGCCTGGAGGTCGCCTTCCATCAGGGCCAACCCCACGGCGAACTCATCGCCCGCGAGGAGGGTCAGGTGCTCGTGAAGCAGAACCTGTCGCGCGGCCAACCCGATGGACCCATCGAACTGCACGAGCCGGGCAAGCCCACCCGGCGGCGGCTCTTCGACAAGGGCCGACCGGTCCGCGAACCCGAGCCCCTCCAGGCGCTCCCCCGGGTGGAACGCTCCCCCATGGAACCCTCCCATGACTGGCTCCAGAACTGGCTGGATCCAAAGGGCTCCTGA
- the nagZ gene encoding beta-N-acetylhexosaminidase, whose product MSNALYRDCARLFMVGFPGPRIDDDFAALMKDGLFGAILFKRNVGTAQETAALCREIKSRAGRPFILSVDQEGGRVARLRGEPFTALPSMRELGLSGDVALAERVGRLLAHELRAVGFDWDFAPVLDVDTNPANPVIGDRGFSREPDEVARLGVALARGLEAGGVASCGKHFPGHGDTTTDSHLTLPRLPHDLERLHRVELVPFRAFAQAGLASLMTAHVLFDALDPKLPATMSHRVLHGLLREELGFDGVLVSDDLEMKAIAEHYSVEEAAVQGTLAGVDLFLVCHNADVQRRSIEALVRAVESGRVPRARIDEAHRRLARLEARFAHGPEDRVATLGDAEHRALAEGLASTFNGKDPTEVMLASRPR is encoded by the coding sequence ATGAGCAATGCCCTCTACCGGGACTGCGCCCGACTCTTCATGGTGGGGTTTCCCGGCCCCCGCATCGACGATGACTTCGCCGCGCTGATGAAGGACGGCCTCTTTGGCGCCATCCTCTTCAAGCGCAACGTGGGGACGGCCCAGGAGACCGCCGCCCTGTGCCGGGAGATCAAGTCCCGCGCGGGCCGCCCCTTCATCCTCTCCGTGGACCAGGAGGGCGGCCGGGTGGCGCGGCTCCGGGGCGAGCCCTTCACCGCCCTGCCCTCGATGCGCGAGCTGGGGCTGAGCGGCGACGTGGCGCTCGCCGAGCGCGTGGGCCGGCTGCTGGCGCACGAGCTGCGCGCGGTGGGCTTCGACTGGGACTTCGCTCCCGTGCTCGACGTGGACACCAACCCCGCCAACCCCGTCATCGGGGACCGCGGCTTCAGCCGGGAGCCGGACGAGGTGGCGCGCCTGGGCGTGGCGCTGGCGCGCGGACTGGAGGCGGGCGGCGTGGCCTCGTGTGGCAAGCACTTCCCGGGACATGGCGACACCACCACGGACAGCCACCTGACCCTGCCACGGCTGCCGCATGATCTGGAGCGCCTGCACCGCGTGGAGCTGGTGCCCTTCCGCGCCTTCGCCCAGGCGGGGCTCGCGTCCCTGATGACGGCGCACGTGCTCTTCGACGCGTTGGATCCGAAGCTGCCCGCCACCATGAGCCACCGCGTGCTGCACGGCCTGCTGCGCGAGGAGCTGGGCTTCGATGGCGTGCTGGTGAGCGACGACCTGGAGATGAAAGCCATCGCGGAGCATTACTCGGTGGAGGAGGCCGCGGTGCAGGGCACGCTGGCCGGAGTGGACCTGTTCCTCGTCTGCCACAACGCGGACGTCCAGCGCCGGTCCATCGAGGCCCTGGTGCGCGCGGTCGAGTCCGGCCGCGTGCCCCGTGCACGCATCGACGAGGCCCACCGCCGCCTGGCCCGGCTCGAGGCCCGTTTCGCGCACGGACCCGAGGACCGGGTGGCCACGCTCGGAGACGCCGAACACCGGGCGCTCGCCGAGGGGCTGGCCAGCACCTTCAATGGGAAGGATCCCACCGAGGTGATGTTGGCCTCCCGGCCGCGCTAA
- the bcp gene encoding thioredoxin-dependent thiol peroxidase: MALPTPDSPAPDFHLQDQHGHDVTLAQFRGQHVVLYFYPKDNTPGCTQEACDFRDEHSALQAAGAVVLGVSPDDLKSHQKFATKFSLPFSLLADPEHRVCEAYGVWGEKSLYGRKFLGVTRATFLIGPGGDVVRVWPKVKVAGHVSEILQALQGGEAEAPAPKPARKSPAKKRASQE, translated from the coding sequence ATGGCCCTTCCCACTCCCGACAGCCCGGCTCCCGACTTCCACCTGCAGGATCAGCACGGCCACGACGTGACGCTCGCCCAGTTCCGGGGCCAGCACGTGGTGCTCTACTTCTACCCCAAGGACAACACCCCGGGCTGCACGCAGGAGGCGTGTGATTTCCGGGATGAGCACTCGGCGCTCCAGGCGGCCGGCGCCGTGGTGCTGGGCGTGTCTCCGGACGACCTCAAGAGCCACCAGAAGTTCGCCACGAAGTTCTCCCTGCCCTTCTCGTTGCTCGCGGATCCAGAGCACCGGGTGTGCGAGGCCTATGGCGTCTGGGGTGAGAAGTCGTTGTACGGCCGCAAGTTCCTGGGCGTGACCCGCGCCACCTTCCTCATCGGCCCCGGCGGCGACGTGGTGCGCGTGTGGCCCAAGGTGAAGGTCGCGGGCCATGTGAGCGAGATCCTCCAGGCCCTCCAGGGCGGTGAAGCCGAAGCGCCCGCCCCCAAGCCCGCGCGCAAGAGCCCCGCGAAGAAGCGCGCGTCCCAAGAGTGA
- the tssG gene encoding type VI secretion system baseplate subunit TssG yields MEAMAPDDRRPAPALAERLFASGERFDFFQAVRLLRLLRPGQPPSGRASSPWQEPVRLRARVDLAFAPSDVASVRPAPEPGGVPELTVGFFGVGGALGPLPRPHAQWVWDRTRAGDTGPRDFLDLFHHRLLSLLYRGRQLRRVWLEEGAPESYAVARYLYALLGLGTRGLSGRMRVEDRTLLRYAGLLVRRPVSVGALEAMLSDWLGVRVRPHLPRGAWLPLDAEQWTRLGPRGQNARLGQGAVLGRRAWNAQAGLELELGPLSWHRYQELLPGGRALDGMRSLTRFALGTNLDVGLVLAPRLADIPPAALSARDGPRLGWTSFLRARPRGEGTHRVVLAPRHMNLPPEKDTPS; encoded by the coding sequence ATGGAAGCAATGGCCCCCGATGACCGGCGCCCAGCCCCTGCTCTAGCCGAGCGGCTGTTCGCCTCCGGCGAGCGGTTCGACTTCTTCCAGGCGGTGCGGCTCCTGCGTCTGCTGCGTCCGGGGCAGCCGCCCTCGGGCCGCGCCAGCTCGCCTTGGCAGGAGCCCGTGCGGCTGCGGGCGCGGGTGGACCTGGCCTTCGCGCCCAGCGACGTCGCCAGCGTGCGCCCCGCGCCCGAGCCCGGGGGCGTGCCGGAGCTGACAGTGGGGTTCTTCGGCGTCGGCGGCGCGCTCGGGCCCCTGCCCCGGCCCCACGCTCAGTGGGTGTGGGATCGCACGCGCGCGGGCGACACGGGCCCGAGGGACTTCCTCGACCTCTTCCACCACCGGCTGTTGTCCCTGCTGTACCGGGGCCGGCAGCTGCGCCGGGTGTGGCTGGAGGAAGGCGCGCCGGAGAGCTACGCCGTGGCGCGCTACCTGTACGCGCTGCTGGGCCTGGGCACGCGGGGGTTGAGCGGCCGGATGCGGGTGGAGGACCGGACGCTGTTGCGCTACGCGGGATTGCTCGTACGCCGGCCCGTGTCCGTGGGCGCGCTGGAGGCGATGCTCTCGGACTGGCTCGGGGTGCGAGTGCGTCCCCACCTGCCGCGCGGCGCCTGGCTGCCCCTGGATGCGGAGCAGTGGACGCGCCTGGGCCCGCGCGGACAGAACGCCCGGCTCGGTCAGGGCGCGGTGCTCGGCCGGCGCGCCTGGAACGCCCAGGCGGGCCTGGAGTTGGAGCTGGGCCCCCTCTCGTGGCACCGCTACCAGGAGCTATTGCCCGGAGGCCGGGCGCTGGACGGCATGCGCTCGCTCACCCGCTTCGCGCTGGGCACGAACCTGGACGTGGGCCTGGTGCTCGCGCCCCGGCTCGCGGACATCCCCCCCGCCGCCCTGAGCGCCCGCGACGGGCCGCGCCTGGGTTGGACCTCCTTCCTGCGCGCCCGGCCCCGCGGCGAGGGGACGCACCGCGTGGTGCTCGCGCCCCGCCACATGAACCTCCCCCCCGAGAAGGACACGCCGTCATGA
- a CDS encoding MXAN_6627.5 family MYXO-CTERM protein, whose translation MKHTPFSRRLLPCLALALCLLAPRVGRAQDGGTFPPDASVGGEVPELPEDEDNVGRPGGSCRSTSDCTTRFSCSQGTCRYTGIREAERVGCLFGPADTLALVGMGLVVARRRREEE comes from the coding sequence ATGAAGCACACCCCCTTCTCCCGCCGTCTCTTGCCTTGCCTCGCACTCGCCCTGTGCCTGCTCGCCCCCCGTGTGGGCCGGGCCCAGGATGGAGGCACCTTCCCACCTGACGCATCGGTGGGCGGCGAGGTGCCCGAGCTCCCGGAGGACGAGGACAACGTGGGGCGTCCCGGAGGCTCCTGCCGCAGCACCTCGGACTGCACGACGCGCTTCAGTTGCTCGCAAGGCACCTGCCGCTACACGGGCATTCGCGAGGCGGAGCGCGTGGGGTGCCTGTTCGGCCCAGCGGACACCCTGGCCCTGGTGGGCATGGGCCTGGTCGTGGCGCGTCGGCGCCGGGAGGAAGAATGA